From the genome of Miscanthus floridulus cultivar M001 chromosome 10, ASM1932011v1, whole genome shotgun sequence, one region includes:
- the LOC136485040 gene encoding protein LAZY 1-like, whose protein sequence is MIFFMHVCMYDQLLGWMHGKLRQNSNDVFKEFNNGGGGTCNCITGLASPDPATFLTSADEYFAGDHDFTNNHSPPPDADLFTFRGSGLLTIGTLGIAAVAVPADADDNDDTADEGDKADSAVTPTFTYTAPPPPEAAAVVEKAAVAVVEAIAEKDDDTTTEDDLMVVSAEMEKVLGGRNSGAAGDLVASARVSFAMGSVDCPLQGFLLGSPVSDAAESLSRLEQPRDSNGGRRTSLCELFMRTRFADEKVALVAVEEGEDGGDGGAAGEERDDGKAGKGGGGCHKTMKKRRVKDEKVAAGEGAPASAAVTKSKFQKILQIFHKKVYPESAALARNLTKKSRKRGSGGADEPAEPASSKLRCRKEQRAPGFGCCANRASFGGAASPIHDDDDEEELNGSKSGHWIKTDAEYLVLEL, encoded by the exons ATGATCTTTTttatgcatgtatgtatgtatgaTCAGCTCCTCGGTTGGATGCACGGGAAGTTACGACAGAATAGTAATGATGTGTTCAAAGAGTTCAACAACGGTGGAG GTGGGACCTGCAACTGCATCACCGGGCTGGCCTCGCCGGACCCGGCCACCTTCCTCACCTCCGCCGATGAATACTTCGCCGGCGACCACGACTTCACCAACAATCATTCACCGCCGCCGGACGCCGACCTCTTCACCTTTCGCGGCAGCGGGCTCCTCACCATTGGCACTCTAGGCATCGCCGCTGTCGCGGTCCCTGCAGACGCTGACGACAACGACGACACCGCAGATGAGGGGGACAAGGCCGACAGCGCTGTCACGCCGACATTCACATACACGGCGCCGCCTCCGCCAGAGGCCGCCGCGGTCGTCGAGAAGGCTGCAGTCGCCGTGGTGGAGGCCATCGCCGAGAAGGACGACGACACCACCACGGAGGACGACCTGATGGTGGTGAGCGCCGAGATGGAGAAGGTCCTCGGTGGCCGCAACAGCGGCGCCGCCGGCGACCTGGTGGCATCGGCGCGGGTGAGCTTCGCCATGGGCAGCGTGGACTGCCCGCTGCAGGGCTTCCTGCTCGGCTCCCCGGTGAGCGACGCCGCCGAGTCGCTCTCGCGCCTGGAGCAGCCGCGGGATAGCAACGGCGGCAGGCGCACCTCGCTCTGCGAGCTGTTCATGCGCACGCGCTTCGCCGACGAGAAGGTGGCGCTCGTCGCCGTCGAGGAGGGCGAGGACGGCGGGGATGGTGGAGCCGCCGGTGAAGAAAGGGACGACGGGAAAGCGGGGAAAGGCGGCGGCGGATGCCACaagacaatgaagaagaggagggtgAAGGATGAGAAAGTCGCCGCCGGTGAAGGAGCCCCGGCGAGTGCAGCGGTGACCAAGAGCAAGTTTCAGAAG ATCCTCCAAATCTTCCACAAGAAAGTGTACCCTGAGAGCGCGGCCCTGGCGCGCAACCTGACCAAGAAGAGCCGCAAGCGCGGCAGCGGTGGCGCCGACGAGCCCGCCGAGCCGGCGTCGTCCAAGCTCCGGTGCCGCAAGGAGCAGCGCGCGCCGGGGTTCGGCTGCTGCGCCAACCGCGCCTCCTTTGGTGGCGCCGCTTCTCCcatccacgacgacgacgacgaggaggagctcAACGGCAGCAAGAGCGGCCACTGGATCAAGACCGACGCTGAAT ACTTGGTGCTGGAGTTATAG